Genomic window (Erythrolamprus reginae isolate rEryReg1 chromosome 3, rEryReg1.hap1, whole genome shotgun sequence):
TAGGGCATACATTCAGGAAATACATTTGAAAAAGTAACTGTGTCACCAAATGGcagtttttgtttccttttctttttctattctcatGATAAATGTGATTAGGTAGAACGAATATTCCATCTATAATCTTACATATGTTTAAACCAAATACATGAAATGCTTCAACAGGGTGTCTTTATGCACATATTTACTATGTCTACAAATTAATATGAATTTATTGCACAATTCCCAATGATGAATGAACACTAAGTTTGTTCAAGATTAAATACACACACGCAAGCTGACATATCACACTGTTCTTTAACATCATCTCTGGCAATTAAGTAGCTTCTAAAAGTCAAGACCTAAATGCCCAATTTTAAATAGAGTATTAAGCTCAAattgtgaggttttttttttaaagggatttgGGTTTTATAAAACTTCATTTTCATTCCAGTTCtgagtataaaataaaataaaataaaataaaataaaataaaataaaataaaataaaataaaataaaataaaataaaataaaataaaataaaataaaaaaaataaaataaaaaaaataaaataaaataaaattaaataaaattaaataaaataaaaaaataaaataaaaaaaataaaaaaattaaaaaaataaaaaaaataaaaaattaataaaataaaaaaaataaaataaaaaaaataaaataaaataaataaaataaataaaataataaaataataaaataaaataaataaaataattaaaaaataaaataaaataaataaattaaataaaataatttaaaaaataaaaaaaataaaaaataataataaaataaaataaaataaaataaaataataataaaaaataaaaaataaaataataaaataaataaaataaataaaataaataaaataaataaaataaataaaataaataaaataaataaaataaataaaataaataaaataaataaaataaataaaataaataaaataataaataaataaaattaataaaattaataaaataaaataaataaaataaataaaataataaaataataaaataaaataaataaaataattaaaaaataaaataaaataaataaattaaataaaataatttaaaaaataaaaaaaataaaaaaaaataataaaataaaataaaataaaataataataaaaaataaaaaataaaaaataaaataaataaaataaataaaataaataaaataaataaaataaataaaataaataaaataaataaaataaataaaataaataaaataaataaaataaataaaataaataaaataataaataaataaaattaataaaataaaataaaattaataaaattaataataaaataaaattaataaaataataaaataaatttaaaaaaattaaaaaaataacataacataaaatgaaataaaaaagctGCTCCATTCTTACCTTTGATACTTGTCTGCTTTCTTTTCAAACATCTGGGGGAATCCGCCTTACAAGCTTCAAGGGCCACCTGCACTGGTCTCTCTGTCTTTGTGTGCCTCTTGAAGAGTGCTGGAGAACTCCGGCTCTTTTCCCCTGTGCAGCTGTTCTCCTTTGTGTGACCCAAGAGATCTGGAGACGGCAGCATATTTAGATGACAGACCTTTTCCCATTTGTAATTCCCTTCCAGTGGGGTTTCTGTTTCAAAGTCAAAGTTCCACTTTTGCTGGGCTTCATCCAGCTGGACCTTCATCAAGGACTGAAAGTCCTTCTGGAGCTGTTCATGATCAACTGGTCCAAAGAGATTTCTGCATAGTTTCCTGCTGCAGGAAGGTTGAAGAATTTTACTCTCAGAAAGAGGCATGTTTCCTACTGGGAGAAAGATaaggaacattttttaaaaggagaggTTACTTTTCCCCCCAAGCtagtaacaattaaaaaaaaaacagtaactAAATCTCCTTGAAAAGCCTATCAGGGTAACATTAAGCATTCTGATCCAATTACTGGAATTTGACAGAAATAGCATGATTTAATATCATTAATTAAAGAACTTTGATATGTCTca
Coding sequences:
- the CDKN1A gene encoding cyclin-dependent kinase inhibitor 1, producing MPLSESKILQPSCSRKLCRNLFGPVDHEQLQKDFQSLMKVQLDEAQQKWNFDFETETPLEGNYKWEKVCHLNMLPSPDLLGHTKENSCTGEKSRSSPALFKRHTKTERPVQVALEACKADSPRCLKRKQTSIKDFYSSKRRTSPYKPKP